A genome region from Prochlorococcus marinus CUG1417 includes the following:
- a CDS encoding LON peptidase substrate-binding domain-containing protein: MGELSVRELPLFPLPEVVLFPKEVLPLHIFESRYRIMLQSVLETDSMFGVIKWDSSTKNIANVGCCAQIIKHHTAEDGRSNIITLGQQRFQVLEIIRSTPFYSAMVSWISDDNVDNLQKLDSLKDSVKEALSDVINLTGKLTNTQKNLPDKLPNNPMELSFWIGAHLGGPVAEEQQRLLEERNTYTRLQREYQMLDNTRKQLAARTALKESFPDIKEN; encoded by the coding sequence ATGGGAGAGCTCTCAGTAAGGGAATTACCTTTATTTCCTTTGCCGGAGGTAGTTCTTTTCCCTAAAGAAGTATTGCCTTTACATATTTTTGAGTCAAGATACAGAATTATGCTTCAATCAGTTCTTGAAACTGATTCTATGTTTGGAGTCATAAAATGGGATTCTAGTACTAAAAATATAGCTAATGTTGGTTGCTGTGCCCAAATCATAAAACATCATACTGCAGAGGATGGGAGAAGTAATATTATTACTCTCGGACAACAAAGGTTTCAAGTTCTAGAAATCATTCGTTCAACTCCTTTTTATTCAGCAATGGTAAGTTGGATTAGTGACGATAATGTTGATAACCTTCAAAAATTAGATTCTCTAAAAGATTCAGTAAAAGAAGCACTTAGCGATGTTATTAATCTCACAGGCAAATTGACAAATACCCAGAAAAATCTTCCCGATAAATTACCTAATAATCCTATGGAATTATCTTTTTGGATAGGTGCTCACTTGGGAGGTCCAGTTGCGGAGGAACAGCAAAGACTTTTAGAAGAAAGAAATACCTATACTCGACTACAAAGAGAATATCAAATGCTTGATAATACAAGAAAACAACTTGCAGCAAGGACAGCTTTGAAAGAAAGTTTTCCTGATATAAAAGAAAATTAA
- the rpsG gene encoding 30S ribosomal protein S7, whose product MSRRNAAVKRPVLPDPQFNSRLASMMISRLMKHGKKSTAQRILSDAFSLISERTGGNAVELFETAVKNATPLVEVRARRVGGATYQVPMEVRQERGTAMALRWLVTFSRARNGKSMSQKLAGELMDAANETGSAVKKREDTHKMAEANKAFAHYRY is encoded by the coding sequence ATGTCACGTCGTAATGCTGCAGTAAAAAGACCAGTTCTTCCTGATCCTCAATTTAATAGCCGTCTTGCTTCAATGATGATTTCTAGATTGATGAAACATGGAAAAAAATCTACAGCCCAAAGAATATTGTCTGATGCTTTTTCTTTAATAAGCGAGAGAACAGGTGGGAATGCAGTCGAATTATTTGAAACAGCTGTAAAAAATGCTACTCCTCTTGTTGAGGTGAGAGCTAGAAGAGTTGGTGGTGCAACATATCAAGTACCGATGGAAGTTCGCCAAGAGAGGGGTACAGCTATGGCATTAAGATGGCTTGTTACATTTTCACGTGCAAGGAATGGCAAAAGTATGTCTCAAAAACTTGCTGGTGAGTTGATGGATGCCGCAAATGAAACTGGTAGTGCAGTTAAAAAAAGAGAAGATACTCATAAAATGGCTGAAGCTAATAAAGCTTTTGCACATTACAGATATTAA
- the rpsJ gene encoding 30S ribosomal protein S10 → MTASIAQQKIRIRLKAFDRRMLDLSCDKIIQTADTTSASAIGPIPLPTKRKIYCVLRSPHVDKDSREHFETRTHRRLIDIYSPSAKTIDALMKLDLPSGVDIEVKL, encoded by the coding sequence ATGACTGCATCAATTGCACAACAAAAAATAAGAATAAGACTTAAAGCATTTGATAGAAGAATGCTCGATTTATCTTGCGATAAAATAATTCAAACTGCTGATACTACATCCGCTTCAGCAATAGGTCCAATACCTTTACCAACAAAAAGGAAGATTTATTGTGTTCTAAGATCACCACATGTTGATAAAGATTCCAGAGAGCATTTTGAAACAAGAACTCATAGAAGATTAATTGATATTTATAGCCCTTCAGCAAAAACAATTGATGCTTTAATGAAGTTGGATCTTCCAAGTGGTGTAGATATAGAAGTTAAACTTTAA
- the tuf gene encoding elongation factor Tu — protein MAREKFERNKPHVNIGTIGHVDHGKTTLTAAITNVLAKKGQAQAQDYGDIDGAPEERERGITINTAHVEYETEGRHYAHVDCPGHADYVKNMITGAAQMDGAILVCAATDGPMAQTKEHILLAKQVGVPALVVALNKCDMVDDEEIIELVEMEIRELLDSYDFPGDDIPIVQVSGLKALEGDSTWESKIEELMKAVDASIPEPEREVDKPFLMAVEDVFSITGRGTVATGRIERGKVKVGEEVEIVGIRDTRVTTVTGVEMFRKLLDEGMAGDNVGLLLRGVQKEDIERGMVLVKKGSITPHTQFEGEVYVLKKEEGGRHTPFFAGYRPQFYIRTTDVTGQITAFTSDDGSNVEMVMPGDRIKMTGELICPVAIEQGMRFAIREGGRTIGAGVVSKILK, from the coding sequence ATGGCTCGCGAGAAGTTCGAAAGGAACAAACCACATGTCAACATAGGTACTATTGGCCATGTTGATCATGGAAAAACAACACTTACTGCTGCTATTACAAACGTATTAGCTAAAAAAGGTCAAGCCCAGGCTCAAGACTATGGAGATATTGATGGTGCTCCTGAAGAAAGAGAGCGTGGCATCACTATCAATACAGCTCATGTCGAATATGAAACTGAAGGTAGACATTATGCTCATGTTGATTGCCCAGGACATGCTGATTATGTGAAAAACATGATTACGGGGGCCGCGCAAATGGATGGAGCAATTCTAGTTTGCGCTGCTACAGATGGTCCTATGGCTCAGACAAAAGAGCATATCCTTCTTGCTAAACAGGTTGGAGTTCCTGCTCTTGTAGTGGCTCTCAATAAGTGCGATATGGTCGATGACGAAGAAATTATTGAACTTGTTGAAATGGAAATAAGGGAACTTTTAGACAGTTATGATTTCCCTGGTGATGATATTCCCATAGTTCAAGTTTCCGGTTTAAAAGCTCTTGAAGGTGATTCTACTTGGGAATCAAAAATTGAAGAATTAATGAAAGCTGTTGATGCTAGCATTCCTGAACCAGAAAGAGAAGTTGATAAACCATTCTTGATGGCAGTTGAAGATGTTTTCTCAATTACCGGTAGAGGAACTGTGGCTACTGGAAGAATTGAGAGAGGTAAAGTTAAAGTTGGAGAAGAAGTCGAAATAGTTGGAATCAGAGATACAAGAGTAACGACTGTTACTGGAGTTGAAATGTTTCGTAAACTTCTTGATGAAGGTATGGCTGGCGATAATGTTGGTTTACTTTTACGAGGCGTCCAGAAAGAAGATATTGAGAGAGGAATGGTACTTGTCAAGAAAGGATCCATTACTCCTCATACTCAGTTTGAAGGAGAAGTTTATGTTCTTAAAAAAGAAGAAGGTGGTAGACACACCCCTTTCTTTGCAGGATATAGACCACAGTTCTACATCAGAACAACAGATGTTACAGGTCAAATAACAGCATTTACATCTGATGATGGCTCTAATGTTGAAATGGTTATGCCAGGTGACAGAATCAAAATGACTGGTGAATTGATTTGTCCAGTAGCTATCGAACAAGGTATGCGTTTCGCAATCCGTGAAGGTGGACGTACTATTGGTGCTGGAGTTGTTTCTAAAATTCTCAAATAA
- the rpsL gene encoding 30S ribosomal protein S12, which translates to MPTISQLISSERKSLTRKTKSPALKACPERRGVCTRVYTSTPKKPNSALRKVARVRLTSGFEVTAYIPGIGHNLQEHSVVLLRGGRVKDLPGVRYHIIRGTLDTAGVKDRRQSRSKYGAKAPKD; encoded by the coding sequence ATGCCCACCATCTCACAATTAATAAGTTCAGAAAGAAAAAGTCTGACTAGGAAAACAAAATCTCCTGCGTTAAAAGCTTGCCCTGAGAGAAGAGGGGTATGTACAAGAGTTTATACATCAACACCCAAAAAACCTAATTCAGCTTTAAGAAAAGTTGCGAGGGTAAGATTAACTTCAGGTTTCGAAGTGACAGCTTACATACCTGGGATTGGACATAATTTGCAAGAACACTCCGTAGTTCTTCTTAGGGGAGGAAGAGTCAAGGATTTGCCGGGAGTTAGATATCATATAATAAGAGGAACGTTAGATACTGCTGGAGTCAAAGATAGACGTCAATCCAGATCTAAGTATGGAGCAAAAGCTCCAAAAGATTAA
- the fusA gene encoding elongation factor G, giving the protein MARDFPLERVRNIGIAAHIDAGKTTTTERILFYSGVVHKIGEVHDGAAVTDWMAQERERGITITAAAISTSWQDHRINIIDTPGHVDFTIEVERSMRVLDGVIAVFCAVGGVQPQSETVWRQADRYSVPRMVFVNKMDRTGADFLKVNKQIKDRLKANALPIQLPIGAEGDLTGIIDLVANKAYLYKNDLGTDIEEAPIPSEMEDEASEWRYKLMESVAENDEDLIEIFLETGELSEEQLKKGIREGVLKHGLVPVLCGSAFKNKGVQLVLDAVVDYLPAPVDVKPIQGVLPSGKEDVRPSDDNAPFSALAFKVMSDPYGKLTFVRMYSGVLSKGSYVMNSTKDAKERISRLVILKADEREEVDELRAGDLGAVLGLKNTTTGDTLCNTEDPIVLETLFIPEPVISVAVEPKTKGDMEKLSKALTALSEEDPTFRVSTDPETNQTVIAGMGELHLEILVDRMLREFKVEANIGAPQVSYRETIRSSSKGEGKYARQTGGKGQYGHVIIEMEPAEVGKGFEFVNKIVGGAVPKEYIGPASNGMKETCESGVLAGYPLIDVKVTLVDGSFHDVDSSEMAFKIAGSMAFKDGVKKCNPVLLEPMMKVEVESPDDFLGSVIGDLSSRRGQVEGQSVDDGLSKVQAKVPLAEMFGYATQLRSMTQGRGIFSMEFANYEEVPRNVAEAIISKNQGNS; this is encoded by the coding sequence TTGGCACGCGACTTCCCCCTAGAACGAGTAAGGAACATAGGTATAGCCGCTCATATTGATGCAGGGAAAACTACAACTACCGAAAGAATTTTGTTTTATTCTGGTGTAGTTCATAAGATAGGTGAAGTTCATGATGGTGCTGCTGTAACAGATTGGATGGCTCAAGAAAGAGAGAGAGGGATAACTATTACTGCTGCTGCAATATCAACTAGTTGGCAAGATCACAGAATTAATATTATTGATACTCCTGGACACGTTGACTTCACTATTGAAGTGGAAAGGTCAATGCGTGTTTTAGATGGAGTGATAGCTGTATTTTGTGCAGTTGGTGGGGTTCAGCCTCAATCTGAAACAGTTTGGCGTCAAGCAGATAGATACTCTGTTCCAAGGATGGTTTTTGTTAACAAAATGGACAGAACTGGTGCAGATTTTTTAAAAGTTAATAAACAGATTAAAGATCGACTTAAGGCCAATGCACTCCCTATTCAGCTACCTATTGGAGCTGAAGGCGATCTCACAGGCATTATCGATTTAGTTGCAAACAAAGCATACCTCTATAAGAATGACTTAGGCACTGATATTGAAGAAGCGCCAATTCCATCTGAAATGGAGGATGAAGCTTCCGAGTGGAGATATAAGTTAATGGAGAGTGTTGCAGAAAATGATGAAGATTTAATAGAAATATTCCTCGAAACAGGAGAATTATCTGAAGAACAACTTAAAAAAGGCATTAGGGAAGGGGTTTTAAAACATGGATTAGTTCCAGTATTGTGCGGTTCAGCCTTCAAGAATAAGGGTGTTCAACTTGTTTTAGATGCCGTTGTCGATTATTTGCCAGCTCCAGTTGACGTAAAACCAATACAAGGTGTTTTACCAAGTGGTAAAGAAGATGTAAGGCCATCAGATGATAACGCGCCTTTTAGTGCACTTGCTTTCAAAGTGATGTCAGACCCTTATGGGAAATTAACTTTTGTAAGGATGTATTCTGGTGTTCTTTCAAAGGGCAGTTATGTTATGAATTCTACTAAAGATGCTAAAGAGAGAATTTCTAGATTAGTAATTCTAAAGGCTGACGAAAGAGAAGAGGTTGATGAATTAAGGGCTGGTGATTTAGGTGCTGTACTAGGGCTTAAGAATACAACAACTGGCGACACTTTATGTAATACAGAAGATCCTATAGTTTTGGAGACATTGTTTATCCCTGAACCAGTTATCTCAGTCGCTGTTGAGCCAAAAACTAAAGGGGATATGGAAAAATTATCTAAAGCATTAACTGCTTTGTCAGAAGAGGATCCAACCTTTAGGGTAAGTACTGATCCGGAGACTAATCAAACTGTTATTGCTGGAATGGGTGAGCTTCACTTAGAAATCCTTGTTGACAGAATGTTAAGGGAATTTAAAGTTGAAGCTAATATTGGGGCGCCTCAAGTTTCTTATAGAGAGACTATTAGGTCTAGTTCTAAAGGTGAAGGTAAATATGCAAGACAAACTGGAGGAAAAGGTCAATATGGACACGTAATTATTGAAATGGAACCTGCTGAAGTTGGGAAAGGTTTTGAATTTGTTAATAAAATTGTTGGTGGAGCTGTACCGAAAGAGTATATTGGCCCAGCATCTAATGGAATGAAAGAGACCTGTGAATCAGGTGTTCTTGCCGGTTATCCACTCATTGATGTAAAAGTAACACTAGTCGATGGTTCATTCCACGATGTAGACTCATCTGAAATGGCCTTCAAAATTGCAGGTTCCATGGCTTTCAAAGATGGGGTTAAAAAATGCAATCCTGTCCTTTTAGAGCCTATGATGAAAGTTGAGGTCGAAAGTCCTGACGACTTTCTTGGATCTGTAATTGGTGATCTCTCTTCTAGAAGAGGTCAAGTGGAAGGACAATCTGTTGATGATGGATTGTCTAAGGTACAGGCCAAAGTGCCCTTAGCCGAAATGTTCGGTTATGCCACTCAACTCCGATCAATGACTCAAGGTCGGGGTATATTTTCAATGGAGTTCGCAAATTATGAGGAAGTTCCTCGTAATGTTGCTGAAGCTATCATTTCCAAGAATCAGGGCAACTCCTGA